The Salvia splendens isolate huo1 unplaced genomic scaffold, SspV2 ctg232, whole genome shotgun sequence genome includes the window GTCTGTCCCACATTAAAAGTCCCAGTTAGAATTTTCGATAAATAATAATAAGTCTCACATTCCAATAACTCTATTcatctcacattttattataaactaaaGTGTATATATAAATGAGATTCACTAATCACTTAtctttttcaccaactttccttttaATTTCTTGAAACCAACGCACAACTCAACTGAGAtccctaaagtgggacggagggaatagtatTCTAAACGAGGAATTAAGTTGTTTActtcacttatttaacataccAATTACTGAGTAATAATAATTGGTCATCtaaaactaaataatttaaCATAATATTTCCTATTTAGTTAATCCCAACCTAAATACCAAACAGACCCTTAAGGGATAATCTCTATATTCATGGCAAGTTAACAACCCTATATTAGTTGTTATCATAGTGTTTATTAGTGTTAACCTTTCACTAAATGTCTCTTCTtaaattcccaaaaaaaatCGTATATAATTTTGCCCTTAATAGTATAAATTTCTAGCCCTACCACCGGCGGATCCagggggggcaggagggggcgaccgcccctTCCCGGCCGTTCGGAGAGCCTAAATATCCCTTATAATCGATCCGGAAATAGCAAAAATCGCCCCCTCCGtgcataaaaaaatatgagttttCAATAAATATTGTATTTTAGTTAGTAGCCTAGTGGTTATGTTCTTGGACTTTTAACCAAGAGGTCCATGGATTGACCTCAATAAGACCATTTTCTATTCTTTTGacctttctttctttattttatcaattcatatgACTTCTTATTACCAAATTAAACCATTGAAATACTTTATGaatctatatttttattactttacacatattattttgttatactattaattttttagttaaatatttttttaatactatattttactatttattattaaaaaatacttattttatttaatttttattgcaTCTTATTAGTATATCAAAATAAACATTTGAAATATTTATGGAGTTTAAATATTTGCTATTtaatgtagtattattttttttatttttaattaaatatattatttaattttattcttaaaaattatattaattttttaatatttaattccgTCCCCTCTGTATTCGagttctggatccgccactgagcCCTACCCATGTTCATATCATTCTCAGCCAACTTGTAATTCCACGTTGACATGGTAGTGATGCTTATTCATCATATATTAAAAATCCTTTATCAAAAATAAGAACAAAAAAACCTGTTTTCCACATTTTTGCATGGAATGAAACTTATTTCTTGAATACTATGAAAACACAAGAGCTTTGCACATATTTCTCTAGGTTGCGCTAATGTTTTGCCACGTGGATTCCATTGGATAACCCTATCCCCTCATTCCATCTGCAGACAATAATTTACACTCACTCGTGCTTTACATCGTGGAGTACTGATTAGTGTACACATGTACTTCCCATTTTAAATTGATTTGTACTAACcaattttatttcttcttttttccagAACCTTATTTGGGAGTAGTATTCCACAATAACTCACTTTTAGATTATTTGCAATTTTgcacaattattttttatattatctCACATCtgaattttattgaaataagagTATATAATTGGAGTTTGACCTATTTATATTCAATATTCATGTATGTACTCATGGCATGCGCATTAAATAGTACGATTAACAtactatacacatatatacggtgtacattaatattttattagaatTTATAATTTGAGTTGAGGAGTCCAGTCCCATTACTATTGGTCATTTATTCCATATTTGAAAATTAATCATAATAGTAATAACtaatcttcccaaaaacacctccggccacatcataaggacatcccaatGCActaccacgtcataaggacatctcactgcacaatgccggacatcccgacggacatccacaataattataaaaaaatatataaaaatcgggacgtccgtcgggaaccCGCATCTGCCTCGCGCTCGCCTAATAGCGGACGTCCCGCACGGgtgtccggcacgccggtccgacgtccgccgggacgtctGCAGCTTGCTCTTTGGTATGCCTATGGATCACGTCACCACACcagtactaatttatttttaaagttttaaggccatccacaataggaatagcccagcaatagcccaaccatagcccagccactgccacatcatcagcactaaaaatcctcctgccacatcataaatagcccagccatagcctagccacatcataaatagctcagccacatcaatagccacatcactaataacaattatataaaatgacataattaacaatcacacaatatacggaatttaatttacgagacatatacgggaaaagtttaataatactattaaaatttaaaaaagtacaataattttaaaaaagtacattaatttttaaaaaaaatacattaataaaaaagagtgacaattcactcctcgtctccgtcgtcgtcgcctccgtcgctgtcgccttcgtcgccaccatcgccgccgccaccatcgccgtcgcctccgccgcctacgccgctgccgccgccaccggtctccctccgtatagcctccaactcgtcctgcaggctcatgagcaaggtttgaagcacgctcttctccacgggatccgtcgccacccgccattcggccatcgtcttgatcaactgagcgcgcgtttgggcgcgagcgaagaatttgagctcctgggtggattggccaaagggggatgccgactggacctcctgggaagccccggcgttccctctcgccgcctgctgagcgcgcttgcgcccaatcgggcgaggtcggccaccgaccgaacgcggcgtggggaactcctgcgtcgtctcggggaggtcgtgggaacctccgctgctgccgctgtaatcgccggtgtagttcagtcgttgcttcttcggccagccagagtcgacacctactcggaacttctcggactcgctcagtacaagatagcagttccagtaggtgaagtccttgtataaacccttcagtgggaaggctttctccgctattctcctgcagtcatcctccgtttggccactgctcatcatgcggagtgcgttggtgtacaaacccgaaaatcgggagaccgccgccctgattcggttccagcccttccggcaatcctccccgttgcggggcctcccctccgggcaaaatctctggtaggctgctgctatcttgccccacatgttgacgatcctttgctcgttcgaaacgagaggatcgtcgcaaacactcacccacgccttgctgagcgcgacgttctcgtcgtccgtccacctcctccgtacctcctcctcacccggctgcgacgactcgccgaccttcttcttgcccttcttctttggggcgccacgccccggcactgcccccccttgaactagagtctccggagctccgagagtatcaaaccccaactcatctaaggagaaactatcaaaccccaagggtgtttgggtcgatgtgtgcgaagacccagtcgaaaaatcaaaactggggcgatagacatcccccgccgtcgccggggaccccccaggagtcccctgtgtagtcggtacgacccccggagtcccctgtgtagccggtacgacccccggagtccactgtgtcgccggtacgacccccggagtccactgtgtcgccggtgctcccccgggcatcatctgcatcccgggtacccaccccggtatcggcggaaacccccccggtggactcccccccattggggccccgggcatcatctgctgccacgggtacatgttgtagtacccgggcacctgaccccatccacttcccacagggatcgtcggagtttgtgacccgctactcccggaactaggctcgttgttgagatccatttccatttgttgatcttgaacagaaattaagatagagagagtactcgttaaaacaagtggtgcgaatgaaaatgacgagcaaagcgcgtatatatagtgtttcggaaaaaaaaaattaatttccgcccagcgctgcaatagcgccgaacggaccgcccagccgaccgcccagcgccacgcgaccgcccagcgctgagcggtttctctctccaatcgcccgctgggcggctgcaatagatcgcccagcgaaccgcccagcgccggcgctcggctgggcggtcgctgggcgcctattgtggatggcctaaataaaatcaaattctcCACAAAAAGTCTTGAGTCTTGACTTCTCTCTCCACGGCAAGGTGACTTCCAATATTAGAGCTTCCTATAAATTTGGGGACAAATTCAACGCATAATTGATAATATCCATCACCACTTTACTCCGCTGAATTCTGGGTTAGATGGCTTCAATCTTGACAAGGATGCCTTCCCCACCGTTGATGGTGGTCAATGGAAGAAAACCCATTTCTGGGACGCCTCAGAGATTCGCATTTCCGACAGCCAGAGGTATCCCCTGCTTTTGCTTTTCTGAATTGTTACTGAAATTGAAGTAGTTTTAGTTGGTGAAGATAATTTTGCTGTAATTGAAACCTTGCCACGCTTCAAATTAAAGTTAATTCCGTCTCAATCTGGATTGGAGTCCTTGGATGATCAAGTTGTATGAATGGGGAATACTCTAAAAAGTATGTAGCATGTTCAAGTCAGCTTATTGATAATTTAGGAGTATGATTTTGAAGATGATTTTAGTGCTAAAATTAACCCCCAAATGAAGCATATTTTCTGCTTATAGACACTGATGGTGTTATAACTCTTGTTTTGAAGGTTATATCAAATGCTCACTTTAGGAGTTATAATTTTGAACTAGCATATGCTTTTGGCTTGGTTCTTTTGTTTCTTTACATAGTGGATTCTAGAGGCTTGCAAGTACTGTCATGTAACTATGCGCGTGTCGCATTACATTTGTAAATGCGAAGGCATGGGTAGAAGATTATGGTACATCTCAAAATCAGTACTCTACATTTCGACTTGTATTCTTGCATTGGTGTTTTATTGTATGTTGATGAATTTAATGTATTTTAGAATGTTATTTATACCAAACTGCCCAAGTGTCACGTCACGTGCCAGATGCTAGACATTAACTATATCTGTTAAAAGCTATTCTTGTGTCTGTAATGGAACtaaattttcttatttaatGTCTAGTAGAGAGACTCCATCGCTTTGGAGTGATAGCAAAGGCCACTGGAGAAAGCTCAGAATCTTCGATTGGCAAGTCCATTCAGGATATTGTGAGTCATTTTCATAATCGCCTGAATGCTCCCCTGTGTCAATATACTGATTCCCCCACATCTtttctcttccttctttttgGAGCTGATCTTCTTTACTTTTCAACTCCTTTGTctagtgggaaaattctgaAGATCGGGTGGCTCTGATTGGTCTAGGATTCGCTGGTGTTGTTGGTTTCTGGGCAGCGGTTAATATTGTGACGGTAACATCTTTCTGTTCTTGTCAATAGATAACGAAGAACTTGTTTTCAAGTAGTCCGTCTGATATCTGCTACATAATGACACTAGAAAAGATGTGGCAAGGGGAAAAATGTAAACCCACACAACCATGAGGGTTTATTCAGTTAGTACTATTTGCCAATAGTTTGAAGTAAAATCCACCAGTTTCGTGTCAGGGGTTACTTGGCTGTATTCTTCAACTAATTTCATAGTTTCCACAACTTCAACAATCTTAATCATGCCAGCTATAGTTATTCCTCCTTTTTCTTCATTCCGCCATTTATGTAGATGTGAAATTATAATCttttgttcatatttttaataaatgcgACACTTCTGTTTTCCAGAATTTTTTTAGATGAATATGGTTGATATATAGAATGGGTAGTTTTTGCCACACTTAACTTTATCTTCTATTCTCAGAAGACTATTTGTTGCTCTTTTTAGCATGTCTTTCATTTTTCTATCGTAAAATATGACTGCTTTCCATTGcttttgttgaaaattttcattATCCTGATTTTAAAACAGGCCATTGACAAACTTCCTGTTGTTCCAAGTTTGCTTGAGCTCATCGGGCTGTTGTTTGCTTCGGTAAGTGACCAATATTTCCATAGTTCTAGGTCTTACCTCAGGGAACTTCTCATCCGAAGGGAGGTAGACTAATcaataatttcatatttcaaactactaatatttgaattttgatttcaGTGGTTCACATACCGATATCTCTTATTCAAACCTGACCGGTAAGATAACTCCTCAAGTCGTATCATTGCATATTTGCATTCGTATACTCTTTGCTAGTTAGATCATCTGTGATGAGTAATATGAACTCCATGATAGTTACCTCACATATCTGTTGATTCATCAAGTTCAGAAGCATTAGGGCAGCACATTCGCCTTGCTTCATCTTTGCTGTATATATTGTCATATCATCACTTAGAATTTGAAATGCATCCTTAAGTCCGCCGTTTTAGTGTTCAAACGATCTTTTCAGAGTCTTTGCAGGCGCCATTTATGCTAATTACTGCCTTCTCTTTCTCTGTATATATAGGCAAGAACTATCTCAAAAAGTCAGCAAGTCAATATCAGATATATTGGGGCAGTAATGTGAAGATGCACACAACTTTCTACCTCATTTTGTAACATGTGTGATTATAAAGGAGAGGTGATCCGTGTTGTATTCTGTGTAAATGTGTAACTACTTTCTACCTCAATTTGTAACatactgtgattgtgattgtgattgtgattgtgattatAAATGGAGATTCGAATGAATATTTTTTAATCTAAGATATAtgtgaaaaatatattttgaacGATTGCTAATGTTGATCAGAAGTTACTAAAATCTCAAGTTACATAAGATCAAATATTTTCAATGCAGATATATGTAGAATATCTCAATTTATGCATTACATTTTTCCTGCAAAATTTTGAATGTGAAAAAAATGCAATTAAGATTTTGTTTGAAGCCTCataaaattaactttaatttaatatatagtatgcgaaaaataatttaaagcaGCTTTCAGTATTAATTAATGATACCAAACAAGCAGCTTTCATAGCTCAGTTGGTTAGAGCACCCGTTTAGTAAgcgggaggtcttgagttcaactctcaatgaaagcaatatgcattttttttccATACTTTGTCCTTCCTTTAtaatcactcttattttatgcCAAATTCACGGTACAAAAACCACAAACTGAATATAATTATGCATTTATACAATCAGTATCACACATTAATAACCAGTATAGCTACTAACACACAAATATCTCTCCCCAATGGATCATGCTCTCGCACAACCTATAACCATTTATCACACTTCCAACATTAGGATTCCTCTCAAGCTCAACAAATATCTATCATCTATTTCTATTACTCGGTATGGAAAGTCAGACATCCAACACTACCCTATGACTCCTCTCAATCTCAAAAAATTCCGAATACAACAAATTTTACTTTCCACAATATTCAACTCAAGGTATTATATTAGCAAAAAAATATCTATCATCCATTTGTGCAGGTCCATTTGCACATTAACATCATTATGATCTCAAGCTCAAACTTTCTACATATCATCCATTTGCACATATTGAATGCCTGaaattttttttcacattttacaTTAAATTCAAGGAATTATATCGGCTACAAATATCTACTTTTATAACTCCATTTGAATAAAAATTGAACAATACGCGAATGAAGGCAACTAAATTTGCAGTGTGAAAAAACAAAGAATTGAAGCAGATAAAAAGAAGAGAGCACCCAAATAATAGGAATTTGACGGATTCGAGCTTGTTCAACGGCCTTAACAACATTTGGAACAATAGCTGCGCCGCCTATAACATGCACCGGACCGCCGGGATGAATGAAATCTTTCTACAAAAAGCAGAGTGAATTTGATCCATAGCATAAGATTATGAAAACGTAAGGTTAAAAAGCAAGAAAATTGAAAGACCTGCATATCAATGTTAGAAGGGATAAACTTTATTCATTCAAGTGTGTATACAAACTGTGGAGGTACACGCCTAAAATAGGCAAAGGAAATTTACATATGGTAAGATATTACCATGATTTACCTTAGCTAAAATTAGGGAAGAATAATTAGAATTAATTCCGTGATCTTTTCATATCTTCCGTAATCTTGCATATcttcaacactccccctcaagttaagtaagggGA containing:
- the LOC121789412 gene encoding protein CURVATURE THYLAKOID 1C, chloroplastic-like isoform X2 is translated as MASILTRMPSPPLMVVNGRKPISGTPQRFAFPTARERLHRFGVIAKATGESSESSIGKSIQDIWENSEDRVALIGLGFAGVVGFWAAVNIVTAIDKLPVVPSLLELIGLLFASWFTYRYLLFKPDRQELSQKVSKSISDILGQ
- the LOC121789412 gene encoding protein CURVATURE THYLAKOID 1C, chloroplastic-like isoform X1; amino-acid sequence: MASILTRMPSPPLMVVNGRKPISGTPQRFAFPTARVERLHRFGVIAKATGESSESSIGKSIQDIWENSEDRVALIGLGFAGVVGFWAAVNIVTAIDKLPVVPSLLELIGLLFASWFTYRYLLFKPDRQELSQKVSKSISDILGQ